The segment GGGAGTTAAGATTGGAGAGGTAAAAGATTTACAAATTGTTTATGCTCCGGATAATGAATTACCACATGTGGAGTTACTTACTTGGATAGATAAAAAGTTTGTTATTTATGATGATTCCACTCCTTATATAAACACCCTCGGCCTTTTGGGAGAAAAATATTTAGAGATTATTCCCGGCGTAAATAAAGAAGGTATTTTAAAACCAGGGGATGTTATTTATGGGAAAGATTCGGTTTCCATGGGGCAGATTGCGGAACTGGGTTATAGAATTGCTTCCAAGTTAGAAGATTCTATAAACTCGGTAAACACTATTTTGAATGATTCTGAGTTTAAGGTTGCTTTTAAAGAGGTAATTTTAAAAGCACAGAGATTAACTGAAGATTTGGATAAATTGAGTCTCTCCTTACAGGAGATAGTTGATAAAATTAATCAGGGACGGGGAACGGTGGGAAAATTAATTAGTGAAGAAGGTTTGTACAACGAGATTGAAGGCTTTGTGAAGGATTTGAAACAACACCCCTGGAAATTGCTTTATCGACCAAAAGTAAGGAA is part of the Candidatus Omnitrophota bacterium genome and harbors:
- a CDS encoding MlaD family protein; the protein is MFELKVGIFVLIGLIILTIIVLSISDFKAAVGGYYLKVIFNFANGIDIGAPVRLAGVKIGEVKDLQIVYAPDNELPHVELLTWIDKKFVIYDDSTPYINTLGLLGEKYLEIIPGVNKEGILKPGDVIYGKDSVSMGQIAELGYRIASKLEDSINSVNTILNDSEFKVAFKEVILKAQRLTEDLDKLSLSLQEIVDKINQGRGTVGKLISEEGLYNEIEGFVKDLKQHPWKLLYRPKVRK